Genomic segment of Paenibacillus macerans:
CTCCCTGCCAACCCGGCTGCCTTCGCGCCCGAAAACGAAAAACCAGCCGGTGATCAACAAAGTCTGGCTCGACAAATTGGGGCTGCAGGTTCCCGATACGGTCGACGATCTTTACAACGTGCTGAAAGCGTTTAAGGAGCGGGACCCGAACGGCAACGGGAAGCAGGATGAGATTCCCTATACCGAAACCGGGCTGGCCCCGGATTTCCTGAATCCGTTCGGCATCACCGACATCAACGCCAACAGCATGCTGGTGAAGGACGGCAAACCCGTCTTTTACCCGGTCAGCGAGGAATACAAGGAAGGCCTCAAATACGCGCATAAACTGTACGCGGAGGGCTTGATCGACAAAGAGCTGTTCACCCAGGACGCCACGATGACATCGGCCAAGCAGCAAAACGCCGATGTTCCGATCGTCGGGTTTACGAACCAGTGGACGCCGGACGCGGTATTCGGCAAATGGAACGGTCAATACGCGGCCATTCCGCCGCTCGCCGGGCCGGACGGGAAACGTTACAATCCGGGCAATCCGAACGGGATGAGCTTTAACCGCAACGAACTGCTGATCACGACGTCGTGCAAATATCCGGAGGTGGCCGCCCGCTGGGCCGACCAGTTCTACACTAACGAAGCGAGCATTCAAAATTTCTGGGGCGCGATCGGCACGGTCATCCGGAAAAACGACGACGGAACCTACACGCTGATGGACCCGCCCGAAGGCACCAGCGCCGATGCCTGGTACTGGGAGCAGTCTTTGCGCGATTTCGGCCCGAAATACGTCAGCCCGTCCTTCGAGAAAAACATCGTCCTGAACCCCGAAGCCGGCGACGGTCTGAAGCTGGAGATCGACAAAATGGGCAGCGAATACGTCACTACGCCGTTCCCGAACGTCATGTATACGGCCGAGGAATTCCAGGAGCTGCCGACCCTGACGACCGATATCGACAGTTATGTGGCGGCGATGCGCGCCCAGTGGGTTACGAAAGGCGGCATCGATGAAGAATGGGAGGCTTACGTGAAGAAGCTGAACGACATGGGCCTGGACAAACTGATGAAAATCCGCACCGCCGCGTACGACCGCTATATGAACGTGAAATAAACGGCGGCGCGGCTGTAAGATTATAACGCCTTGACCTTAGAAGAGAATGATCTAAGGTCAGGGCGTTTTTCCGTGTGATGGTATCGGGAGTACCTCGAATGCTATACTGTTAAATGAAGCCGGATCTGCGGCAGTGACCGGGCGGCAGAATCCCCACGGCTTCAATATTGCGGTCGATGCCGCCAATCTATTGGATTTTTCCAAGCGGGATGGTGCATGAAAGGCTGAAGCTAGGACGGTGGTTTGTTTGCTATCCAGACTCGTTAACCTCATCCCTCGGGATTGGCTCGTTTATATGTATAAATACATGCCGTCAAAAAAATTCAAAAACTGGGTCGTTTACCGGACCCAGCATAAATTTATGGTTGCCGTCGTGGGCGTGATCACCAATGAGAAAGGGCAGGTGCTGCTGCTGAAGCACGCATACCGCGAAGATGAGCCGTGGGGCATACCGGGAGGCTGGATGGAGCTGGAGCAGCCGGAAGCCGCGCTGGTCAGGGAAATTTATGAGGAAACCCGATTCAAGCTGCAAATAACGGGACTAGCCAAGGCTATTTATGACAAGAAGCCGGCAAAAGTCGATCTCGTCTTTAGAGGAAACATCGTTGGCGGAACGTTTACTCCCAGCGTTGAAATCTCGGACTATATGTTCTGTGACCCGGGACGCTGGCCACAAGGTCTGCCGGCGCAACAAAAGAAACTGATTCTGGACATCCTCGCCCGCGATTAAATTCCCCCAAAAACAAGAAACCCCCGCCCTGAGATCAGAGCTCGCGGACGGGGGCCGCTATTGCCTTTTTTTCACTACCTGTGTCAATTGTCTTTCACATTGGCGTCCAATTCCCGCAGCGCCTGTTCCAGCACCTGGATGGTAACCGGGTCCGGAAGCCGGTAATCGCTTGGCACTGAGGATACGACTTGGTCCCAAACCTGACCGTCCACGATCACAAGTTTCTCGGTATCGCCGACCGGGCGTGCAAACCACCGGCTGTATTTGTCGCCGCTGACAAAAGAATGTTTTTTCATCCGCGTGCGCCTCCTCTGCGTTTTTGGATGGCGTATTCGTAAACCGCCAAATAATGATCGACCATCTGATTCAGGTCCCAGTGTCTGGCGGCCCATTGCTTGGCGTTCGCCCCCATGCGGAGTCGAAGCTCGTCGTTTTCCAGCAGCATTTTTAAATGATTGCCTAGAGAGTCTATGTCTCCTACCGGATATGTCAACCCCGTCTGCCCGTGGGACACCATCTCCGGCAAGCCGCCGGAATCGCTGACGATCACCGGCAACCCGGCAAGCTGCGCCTCGATGACCGATAAAGGCTGGTTGTCGAGCAGGCTCGGCTGCACGAAAATATCGGCCTGCTGCAGCATTTGCGGCACGTCCTGGCGTTTTCCCCAGAATACGACGTCGTCCTCCAGGCCCAACGCTTTGATCTGGGCGCGCAGCTTCACCTGCATATCCCCTTCGCCGACGATCCAGCACACCCAGTCGCTCCGCTGCTTCTTCAGTCCGGCGAGCGCACCGGTCAGATGATGCGGCGCCTTCAGCTCGATCAGCCGTCCCGCGAACATAATCACTTTCTTGCCTGCCGGCTTGCGAACGTCGGAGGCTTGCTTCATCCGGTCTGTAAAAGCGGCTTGATCGTAACCGTACGGATACAATCTTAGCTTTTGGGCGGGGACGTTGAAGTCCTGGATCAGCATGTTTTTGAGCCAATTGTTGGCGACGATGGTCGCTTCCGGCGAAGACGCGCCGAAATGTTCAAGCGCATGAAAATACGCTTTGGCGACGGGGGTGGTGGAGGATTTGTGAATGGTGCCGAATTGGCGCTCCACTTCTCGGGCCACGCTGCCGTGCAGCGAAGCGACCAGCGCCGCGCCGCCGGACCGGACCCGCTGGATGCAGCCGGAGGCGATGACGTCCTGGGCGTGAATGACGTCGTAACGCTCTACGTTTAAATATGCGGCAGCTAACTCGAACATGTACCGTTCTAGCTCCGTATATAAAACGAGCTGGTTCCGGTGAATGAAGGGATAAGTTTCTTTGCTCAATTTTTCCGCAAGCAGCGGACGAACTTTGCTTTTATGGAACTTGGCTTTGCCGATGATCGAGACGTTAGGGTCCCCCGGATCGCCGCCATTCCCAAGGAGATCGACTTCGTGGCCGCGGGCCTGCAGTTGTTTCTGCAGCTGCTGCATAAAAGGCCAAACGCCGCCGACGTGAGGAACGGCCCAGTAAGTGGCTAACAGGATTTTCATATTCGCAGCCTCCTCAGTTTAAAAATCCGCCGTTTCTCAGCATCTGTTCGATTTCATCCTTGGTCATCAAGCCGGAAGAGTTCGAAGAATAGGACTTCTCCTGAGCCCGGGGGTGTGCGGCATAATGCCGGGACAACTCCTTGTTGTCCGGGGAGGGGAGGACCACGAAATACCGTTTGCCGTCTTTTTCGTACAAAACCGTGTACTTCACCTCATGATCGGAAATCAAGTGCTCGTGCAGCTTCTCGCCGGGGCGGATGCCGACAACCCTAAGCTCCGTGTCCCGTTTGCCGTATTTCTCCACGATGACTTCCGCCAGGTCGGTAATTTTGCAGGCCGGCATATCCGGAAGGAAGATTTCCCCGCCGAGCCCGTCGGTTAAAGCGTCCAGCATCAGCTCCAAGGTGACGTCGCCGGTGACGAAATAACGGGTCATCGCTTTGTCGGTAATGCCGATCCAGTTGTTCTGGCGGATTTGGTCTTTGAACAGCAGCACCACACTTTCGCTCGTTCCGATCACATTGCCGCTGCGGACGGAGATAAATCTCGTATGAGTGCTGACCGAGTCGGCGTACAGCACCAGCTTTTCCCCGATCGATTTGGTGAGCCCGTAAAAATTGGACGGATTCGCGGCTTTGTCCGACGAGACGTTGATCACTTTTTTGACGTTGCCGCGGATCGCCGCCTCGATCAGGTTTTGGACGCCCAGTACGTTGGTTTTCAGCGCTTCAAGCGGCTGGTTCTGGCAAATGTCGACATGCTTCAGGGCCGCCAGGTGAAACACATAGTCGATCCCGTCGCACGCTTCGATAAGCGCGTCCTTATCGCGAATATCCCCCACTTTGAAGGTTAATGCCGGATGAGCCAATTCGCGGTGCATTTTAACCTGATGGGATTCGTTGCGGGAGTATACGATGATTTGGTCCGGTTCGTACGTCAGAAGCTTTTTCACCAGCCCGTATCCCCATGAACCGGTTCCTCCGGTCACCAAAATTTTGCTGTTTTTAATGATGTCTCTCACTGTTCTCCCCCCTCGTTCAAATTGGATACGTAACGAATTCCGTGTAAAATCTGTTTCCATTGCTGGTCATTGCCGCTCCATTTATCGAGATCGGACAGCTGAATGGCGCAGACTTTCTCGAGCGGCCAGTTGAGTTCTACGATGCCCCTTACCTGTGTGTGATTGACGAGCAGCACCCGGAAATCGTGTTTGACGGCGCGGCGCAGCGTCTTCTCCAGCAGCTTGGCTTCCTCCAAAGTGCCTTCGGTGCGCACGAACAAAATCCGCCGGCTCGTAGAGAGTTTGTGCAAAAACCGCTGGATGCGCCGGTCATATTTGGCCTTCA
This window contains:
- a CDS encoding extracellular solute-binding protein, whose amino-acid sequence is MNKQAGKFAAKKWVPLLLAAALAFGLAGCGGGNAGNAGSSKPDAAGNFNKEGLPIVNEPVTLKVLTMRWGNMGDTFTQNQWLKDLETNTNVKIEWQVVSSNDWGEQKSIMLASGSLPDIILGDQTFSDSDIVNNLSYFRPLDDYIDQYMPNLKAAMEETPELKKISTFPDGKIYSLPTRLPSRPKTKNQPVINKVWLDKLGLQVPDTVDDLYNVLKAFKERDPNGNGKQDEIPYTETGLAPDFLNPFGITDINANSMLVKDGKPVFYPVSEEYKEGLKYAHKLYAEGLIDKELFTQDATMTSAKQQNADVPIVGFTNQWTPDAVFGKWNGQYAAIPPLAGPDGKRYNPGNPNGMSFNRNELLITTSCKYPEVAARWADQFYTNEASIQNFWGAIGTVIRKNDDGTYTLMDPPEGTSADAWYWEQSLRDFGPKYVSPSFEKNIVLNPEAGDGLKLEIDKMGSEYVTTPFPNVMYTAEEFQELPTLTTDIDSYVAAMRAQWVTKGGIDEEWEAYVKKLNDMGLDKLMKIRTAAYDRYMNVK
- a CDS encoding NUDIX hydrolase; translation: MYKYMPSKKFKNWVVYRTQHKFMVAVVGVITNEKGQVLLLKHAYREDEPWGIPGGWMELEQPEAALVREIYEETRFKLQITGLAKAIYDKKPAKVDLVFRGNIVGGTFTPSVEISDYMFCDPGRWPQGLPAQQKKLILDILARD
- a CDS encoding glycosyltransferase family 4 protein codes for the protein MKILLATYWAVPHVGGVWPFMQQLQKQLQARGHEVDLLGNGGDPGDPNVSIIGKAKFHKSKVRPLLAEKLSKETYPFIHRNQLVLYTELERYMFELAAAYLNVERYDVIHAQDVIASGCIQRVRSGGAALVASLHGSVAREVERQFGTIHKSSTTPVAKAYFHALEHFGASSPEATIVANNWLKNMLIQDFNVPAQKLRLYPYGYDQAAFTDRMKQASDVRKPAGKKVIMFAGRLIELKAPHHLTGALAGLKKQRSDWVCWIVGEGDMQVKLRAQIKALGLEDDVVFWGKRQDVPQMLQQADIFVQPSLLDNQPLSVIEAQLAGLPVIVSDSGGLPEMVSHGQTGLTYPVGDIDSLGNHLKMLLENDELRLRMGANAKQWAARHWDLNQMVDHYLAVYEYAIQKRRGGARG
- a CDS encoding polysaccharide biosynthesis protein, which encodes MIKNSKILVTGGTGSWGYGLVKKLLTYEPDQIIVYSRNESHQVKMHRELAHPALTFKVGDIRDKDALIEACDGIDYVFHLAALKHVDICQNQPLEALKTNVLGVQNLIEAAIRGNVKKVINVSSDKAANPSNFYGLTKSIGEKLVLYADSVSTHTRFISVRSGNVIGTSESVVLLFKDQIRQNNWIGITDKAMTRYFVTGDVTLELMLDALTDGLGGEIFLPDMPACKITDLAEVIVEKYGKRDTELRVVGIRPGEKLHEHLISDHEVKYTVLYEKDGKRYFVVLPSPDNKELSRHYAAHPRAQEKSYSSNSSGLMTKDEIEQMLRNGGFLN
- a CDS encoding DUF1796 family putative cysteine peptidase, with the translated sequence MKLADLKGGYDAVFSLGDLCLSSLQLEKNNLRPYAGVFDWVASPNLDDVCRLIDTRFKGFMELENLRVGGVTETGMIWVTDDANSIISSHDFEAGKNTVADLAAYPEVKAKYDRRIQRFLHKLSTSRRILFVRTEGTLEEAKLLEKTLRRAVKHDFRVLLVNHTQVRGIVELNWPLEKVCAIQLSDLDKWSGNDQQWKQILHGIRYVSNLNEGGEQ